One window of the Cryptomeria japonica chromosome 7, Sugi_1.0, whole genome shotgun sequence genome contains the following:
- the LOC131856374 gene encoding probable disease resistance protein At5g45510, translating into MASASIPELASRSLEFSYKDKHSFMDSSSKLVVFKNQRWMFPKTVAESYAGIVSFSIENQVFINRILCCELYYDSVLAFGYNQSFVINYFDYQAPSHLKELHIGKTFLEEFPDLSGKSNNMEKVVLHAKEFHMDIWSLLGSLGMNLHSLNVMGSELTGDLASSDTSDRTTFKSLVIYDFKLPWEMEVVLTNEGWSRTIMSGVESFEIKGRNLVTKILITGNCCQRLQSLKISKMEDLIEVDLARIRTLNFLEIADCKKLKRLSLTPDLSKLLELNTVFCSNLERVSGIPDLTKLICLYIKGCPELEELPSLARLSCLEQIEIHSCKKLENITLPMAATRLEKIETYSCKKLENIALPMAATRLSITSCRDLQRVDITKLTKLYIYNCSQLEELSSLSRVSCLEQIYIYFCKKLKNISFPTSVVDLDVQTCKDLQRVAGTGELTKLTRLIIAHCPKLEELPILPRVSCLKQIEISSCEMVRNITLPTTVIELCVQMCRDLQRIAGTGDLTKLTRLIIAHCPMLEELPSLCRVSCLEQIVIDSCGKLNNITLSTIVIKLSVQTCRDLQRVAGTGDLPKQYINDCSQLEELPSPSRASCLEKIEIDCCEKLENITLPTTLISLSARSCIGLQRVAATGDLTNLTRLIIAYCPKLEELPSLCRVSCMEQIVIDSCGKLKNITLPTTLTSLSARRCRDLQRVAVTGDLIMLTRMIIEECPELEELPSLCRVSCLEKIVIDSCGKLKNIILPATLVSLFVRRCRCLQRIVVTGDLTKLTLLYIEKCPELEELPSLCRVGCLEQIGISFCEKIETIELPTTLISVCVRSCRGLQRVAVAGDLTNLTQMIIAHCPNLEELPNLGRGSSLEKIEIDSCEKLENIILPKALISLSAQRCRDLQRVAVTGDLTKLTELIIAQCPKLEDLPSLCKVSCLEKIVIDSCGKLQKVPELHASEYMKLRYCSNTVIRNCIHNLKSVPQKMDMIGRAVDGAVLRFNQNMFCDANIGIDRVIEIGALEETYLPKRLELIAVIACFIVMVDGCPLVGDINESLSQYKDSSFDYHLNMTCQGEWIITMLEYDKWSYHWYYKKIQDILGRNVIMKKGICVDVKNGEEYRKVLHIIVDTLYSL; encoded by the exons ATGGCTTCAGCTTCAATACCCGAACTGGCCTCAAGATCCCTTGAATTCAGCTATAAAGACAAGCATTCCTTCATGGATTcctcttcaaaacttgttgtatttAAGAATCAACGGTGGATGTTTCCAAAGACTGTGGCAGAGTCATATGCAGGTATTGTGTCTTTCTCCATCGAAAATCAAGTCTTCATTAATCGTATACTCTGTTGTGAATTATATTACGATAGTGTCTTGGCTTTTGGGTACAACCAAAGTTTTGTAATAAATTATTTTGATTATCAGGCCCCCTCTCATTTAAAAGAGTTGCATATTGGTAAAACTTTTCTGGAAGAGTTTCCAGATTTGTCGGGAAAATCAAATAATATGGAAAAGGTAGTTTTACATGCTAAGGAATTTCACATGGATATTTGGTCTTTATTGGGATCTCTAGGAATGAATCTCCATAGTTTAAATGTGATGGGCTCGGAATTAACAGGGGACCTGGCATCCAGTGATACTTCAGACAGGACTACTTTTAAGTCCTTAGTTATCTATGATTTCAAACTACCTTGGGAGATGGAAGTGGTTTTGACTAATGAGGGGTGGTCTAGAACAATAATGAGTGGAGTCGAAAGTTTTGAGATTAAAGGCCGTAATCTTGTAACGAAGATTTTAATTACTGGCAATTGCTGTCAACGTCTACAATCTCTCAAAATTTCTAAAATGGAAGATCTTATTGAAGTGGATTTGGcaaggataaggacattgaatttTCTTGAGATTGCAGACTGTAAAAAATTGAAAAGATTGTCACTAACACCTGATCTTTCAAAGCTTTTAGAATTGAATACTGTGTTTTGTTCAAATTTGGAGAGAGTGTCAGGGATACCAGATCTTACAAAACTAATATGCTTGTACATCAAAGGTTGTCCTGAGCTTGAGGAGCTGCCAAGTCTTGCCAGACTCAGCTGCTTGGAGCAAATTGAGATTCACTCCTGTAAGAAGCTAGAGAATATTACGTTGCCAATGGCTGCCACCAGGTTGGAGAAAATTGAGACTTACTCCTGTAAGAAGCTGGAGAATATTGCGTTGCCAATGGCAGCGACCAGGCTGTCTATAACAAGTTGTAGAGATTTGCAAAGAGTTGATATTACAAAGCTTACAAAGTTGTACATTTATAATTGTTCTCAGCTTGAGGAGTTGTCAAGTCTTTCCAGAGTGAGCTGCTTGGAGCAAATTTATATTTATTTCTGTAAGAAGCTAAAGAATATTAGCTTCCCAACATCAGTCGTCGACCTGGATGTACAAACATGCAAAGATTTGCAAAGAGTAGCAGGTACTGGTGAGCTTACAAAGCTTACGAGGCTGATTATTGCACACTGCCCTAAGCTTGAGGAGTTGCCAATACTTCCCAGAGTGAGTTGCTTGAAGCAAATTGAGATTTCCTCCTGTGAGATGGTAAGGAACATTACATTGCCAACAACAGTCATCGAGTTGTGTGTACAAATGTGCAGAGATTTGCAAAGAATAGCAGGAACTGGCGATCTTACAAAGCTTACACGGCTGATTATTGCACATTGTCCTATGCTTGAAGAGTTGCCAAGTCTTTGCAGAGTGAGCTGTTTGGAGCAAATTGTGATTGACTCTTGTGGGAAGCTAAATAACATTACATTGTCAACAATAGTAATCAAGCTGTCTGTACAAACCTGCAGAGATTTGCAAAGAGTAGCAGGAACTGGTGATCTTCCAAAGCAGTACATTAATGATTGTTCTCAGCTTGAGGAGTTACCAAGTCCTTCCAGAGCGAGTTGCTTGGAGAAAATAGAGATTGACTGCTGTGAAAAGCTAGAGAACATTACATTGCCAACGACACTCATCAGCCTGTCTGCACGAAGTTGCATAGGTTTGCAAAGAGTAGCAGCTACCGGTGATCTTACAAATCTGACACGGCTGATTATTGCATACTGCCCTAAGCTTGAAGAGTTGCCAAGTCTTTGCAGAGTGAGCTGTATGGAGCAAATTGTGATTGACTCTTGTGGGAAGCTAAAGAACATTACATTGCCAACAACACTCACTAGCCTGTCTGCACGAAGATGCAGAGATTTGCAAAGAGTAGCAGTTACGGGGGATCTTATAATGCTTACAAGGATGATTATAGAAGAGTGTCCTGAGTTGGAGGAATTGCCAAGTCTTTGCAGGGTTAGCTGCTTGGAGAAAATTGTCATTGACTCTTGTGGGAAGCTAAAGAACATTATATTGCCAGCGACACTCGTCAGCCTGTTTGTACGAAGATGCAGATGTTTGCAAAGAATAGTAGTTACCGGTGATCTTACAAAGCTTACACTGTTGTACATTGAAAAGTGCCCTGAGCTTGAGGAGTTGCCAAGTCTTTGCAGAGTCGGCTGCCTGGAACAAATTGGAATTAGCTTCTGTGAGAAGATAGAGACCATTGAATTGCCAACAACACTCATCAGCGTGTGTGTACGAAGTTGCAGAGGTTTGCAAAGAGTAGCAGTTGCCGGTGATCTTACAAACCTTACACAGATGATTATTGCACACTGCCCTAATCTTGAGGAGTTGCCAAATCTTGGCAGAGGGAGCAGTTTGGAGAAAATAGAGATCGACTCGTGTGAGAAGCTAGAGAACATTATATTGCCAAAAGCACTCATCAGCCTCTCTGCACAAAGATGCAGAGATTTGCAAAGAGTAGCAGTTACCGGTGATCTGACAAAGCTTACAGAGCTGATTATCGCACAGTGCCCTAAGCTTGAGGATTTGCCAAGTCTTTGCAAAGTCAGCTGCCTGGAGAAAATTGTCATTGACTCCTGTGGGAAGCTGCAGAAAGTACCAGAGTTGCATGCATCAGAATATATGAAACTTCGTTATTGCAGTAACACAGTTATACGGAATTGCATTCATAATTTGAAG AGTGTACCACAGAAAATGGATATGATTGGAAGAGCAGTGGATGGAGCGGTGTTAAGATTTAATCAAAATATGTTTTGTGATGCCAACATTGGCATTGATCGAGTGATTGAAATTGGTGCTCTAGAGGAAACATATCTTCCAAAGCGGTTAGAGTTGATTGCAGTTATTGCATGCTTTATCGTTATGGTCGACGGCTGTCCTTTGGTGGGGGATATAAATGAATCACTTTCACAGTACAAAGACTCTAGTTTTGATTATCATCTTAACATGACGTGCCAAGGAGAATGGATAATTACAATGCTGGAATATGATAAATGGAGTTACCATTGGTATTACAAGAAGATTCAAGATATATTAGGGAGAAATGTAATAATGAAGAAGGGGATTTGTGTAGACGTGAAGAATGGTGAAGAGTATAGAAAAGTGTTGCATATAATTGTTGATACATTATATTCTTTATAA
- the LOC131856375 gene encoding disease resistance protein Roq1-like, giving the protein MASTSSSDQHNAFSGIEPPNKRRKVEESFRLFDVFINHRGPDVKQTLANQLYSSLEQLGIRAFLDSEEKELGTSFPSTIETAIHSASVHLAIFSKGYAHSPWCLTELVLMLQSRAKIIPLFYQVEPWELRHIEKGVYAGAFLKYEEKGRYTEKISEWKEALQSVSCTTGYEFKDPKLTQKKFSSSSSDCKEIVSAVEKEVQRTKHLYVAKHPVGLQKLVKGFERKCLRHLVQEFESQCGMSGAAKEKVNVVGISGMGGVGKTTLSKELFNQKRSEYTRACFLFDVAEASAKAELPSLQSTLLKELFDEDHRFRSLEEGTSCLKDRFERSGSLSFIICLDNIDHVQQLDALIAVDILNKYNNKLVIITTRDVGVLATAGIANVYQLKGLDREDGKELFCWYAFHQSHPCSGYEDLVETFVNKCGGLPLSLQVLGRHVSGKDPRYWREELKRVSKTLPTDVKKRLKISFDSLHNEEKQIFIDVACFFIGQSKNMAMTIWEGSGWCCHHALETLKDKCLLEEVYLRDRPFLDWKSKSGRDGVVFRMHDHLRDLGREMANELSNPRRVWHPQDLKSLVCLALQIPVSY; this is encoded by the exons ATGGCTTCTACATCCTCATCAGACCAACACAACGCTTTCTCTGGAATTGAACCTCCCAACAAAAGGAGAAAAGTGGAAGAATCTTTCAGACTCTTCGATGTGTTCATCAACCACAGAGGCCCCGATGTCAAACAAACTTTGGCTAATCAGCTTTACAGCTCACTTGAGCAGCTGGGAATACGGGCATTTCTGGATTCCGAAGAGAAAGAACTTGGAACTTCTTTTCCTTCTACTATTGAGACTGCCATCCATTCTGCTTCGGTACACTTAGCCATCTTTTCCAAAGGATATGCACATTCCCCTTGGTGTCTGACCGAGCTGGTTCTCATGTTACAGAGTAGAGCTAAGATTATTCCCCTCTTTTATCAAGTGGAACCCTGGGAACTCCGTCATATCGAAAAAGGGGTGTATGCTGGTGCATTTCTTAAATATGAAGAGAAGGGCAGATATACCGAGAAGATCAGCGAGTGGAAGGAAGCCCTTCAATCAGTTTCATGTACTACAGGCTACGAGTTCAAGGATCCAAA GTTAACTCAAAAAAAATTCTCTTCCAGTTCCAGTGACTGCAAGGAAATAGTGTCCGCTGTCGAAAAAGAAGTACAGAGGACAAAACATTTGTATGTTGCGAAACATCCAGTAGGACTCCAGaagcttgtaaagggttttgaaAGGAAGTGCCTTCGTCATCTTGTACAAGAATTTGAGAGCCAGTGCGGAATGAGTGGAGCAGCAAAAGAGAAGGTTAATGTCGTTGGTATTTCCGGTATGGGTGGGGTTGGAAAGACGACTCTTTCCAAGGAGTTGTTTAACCAAAAGAGATCAGAATACACAAGAGCATGTTTTCTGTTTGACGTTGCGGAAGCCTCTGCCAAGGCTGAATTGCCTAGTTTGCAAAGTACACTGCTCAAAGAACTCTTCGATGAAGATCACAGATTTCGAAGTCTTGAGGAAGGGACAAGCTGTCTTAAGGATCGTTTTGAAAGGAGCGGGTCTTTGAGTTTCATAATTTGTTTAGATAACATCGATCATGTGCAACAGTTAGATGCTCTAATAGCCGTAGATATATTAAATAAGTATAATAATAAGCTGGTGATTATTACAACCCGTGATGTAGGGGTCCTTGCAACTGCAGGAATTGCGAATGTTTATCAATTAAAAGGATTGGATAGAGAAGATGGGAAGGAGCTATTTTGCTGGTATGCTTTTCACCAATCCCATCCGTGTAGCGGATACGAAGATCTAGTGGAGACCTTCGTAAACAAGTGTGGAGGCTTGCCTCTGTCTCTTCAAGTTCTGGGCCGGCACGTTTCTGGTAAAGATCCACGATATTGGAGGGAAGAATTGAAAAGAGTCAGTAAGACGCTGCCCACAGATGTAAAGAAGAGGCTGAAGATAAGCTTTGATTCATTACATAATGAAGAGAAACAAATTTTCATAGATGTAGCATGCTTTTTCATCGGCCAATCAAAGAATATGGCCATGACCATATGGGAGGGTTCTGGATGGTGCTGTCATCATGCTTTGGAAACACTAAAAGATAAATGTCTTCTGGAGGAAGTTTACTTAAGGGATCGGCCTTTCCTGGATTGGAAATCGAAATCTGGTCGGGACGGAGTTGTTTTCAGAATGCATGACCACCTGCGGGACTTAGGAAGAGAGATGGCAAATGAACTGAGCAATCCTCGTCGTGTGTGGCATCCCCAAGATCTTAAATCTCTGGTATGCTTGGCTCTCCAAATTCCCGTTTCTTATTGA